The DNA window TTCTAACATATTCTGTTAAAGCAGTAACTTCTAAATTATGCTTTTCTCCAAATGTATTAGAGTAAGTCGCTTTATTTAACCAAGTCCAAGTAAAATCAAATGAACCATTGTCAGTTCTACTACCAACAGGATCTCCATTTACAATTATATCTAAAACAGATCCAGGCTGTAAGAAATTCTCTCTTCTATATTGGTCATAAATACCAGAAACTTGAGTTAAGAATTTTACATTTTCATGTAATTTAAAATCTAAATACATGTTACCTAAAAATCTATTATTAAATCTAGTCGTTAAATTCTGTCTAAGTTCAGCTGATGCTGGATAACCTGATGAAGTTGGGTTTAACGTTGGCTCATTGTTAGCGTCCAATACTGGATCACCATTAGCATCTAATACGTAAAATGACTCATATGGGTTATAATCATACATTGCTCTAATTGGATTCTGAGCATTGTTTCTATCTCTTGGATCCCCTGTTTTCATACTTGAAAAAGACAAGCTTGTTCCAACTGTTAACCATTCTTTAGCATCATAATCAACGTTTAAACGACCAGATGACCTGTTATAACCATGAATATCTTTTATGATACCAGAATCTTCATCATATCCTAAAGAGAAGAAATAACGCATACGTTCTTCACCACCTGAGATAGACACATTAAATGATTGTTGTAAACCATCTTGTAATAAATCATCTTGCCAGTCATGATCAAGAGCTACTAAAGCTTTTAATTCAGCATCAGAAGAAATTGATGCACCAGTTCCAACTCCCAATTCTCTTTCGTATTGAAGTTTTTGAGCTGCGTTCATCATTGTAAAGTTATCTTTAACTTTTCTACTACGTCCTAATCTTGAACTTATTTTGATTACAGCATCTTTTCCTTTCTTACCACGTTTAGTAGTAATAAGTACAACACCGTTACCACCACGAGCACCATAAATAGAAGTTGATGCAGCATCTTTCAAGACACTCACAGATTCAACATCATTTGGATTAATCGCGTTAACGTCATTTTCATTTACTTGAGCTCCATCCACTATATATAATGGTTGGTTACCAGCATTGATCGAACCAATACCACGCACTCTAATAAATGCCGTTTGACCAGGCTTACCATTTTGTGCAGTAACCTGAACACCTGCAGCCACACCTTGAAGCATATTATCTATACTTACTGATGGTGCAATTTTTTGCAAATCTTCTGAGGTAACATTTGATACTGCAGAAGTAAGCTCATCTCTAGATTTAGAACTGAATCCTACTACAACAATTTCTTGAAGGGTTTCAACATCTTCATCCATTACCATATTAATTGTATTACTAGCAGCAACTACAACTGTTGCTTCTTTCATACCTAAAAATGAAAAAACCAATGTTTCTCCAGTACTTGCTTTAATGGTATAATTACCATCAAAATCTGATTGAACTCCCCTTGAAGTTCCTTGCACAATTACATTCACACCAGGCAATGGTAAACCATCTGCCGCTGATGTAACTGTTCCAGTGATTGTTTTCTCTTGTGCAAAAGAAAATTGCATCACAAACGCCATAAAAAGCGTCATTAACCATGTTAACTTTAATTTCATAAAACAATTATTTGAGTTAGTCTAGCGCAAACATCTTAATAATATATTAAATAAACAAGTATTTTTGCCAAAAAAATGTTAACAACCTAACAATTAAAATGTTCATTAAATAATTGCACAACCAATGCTTTTACTGACTTTAAGATGCATTAGTTTCTAAAAGGTTGCGTTAAATTTTTAACTTTGTCCAAACTTTAACATTATTGAGTCTTTTAGCTAACTTTTCAGAATTAGATTTAGAGTGCGGAACTGACGAAGCAGGAAGAGGCTGTTTAGCAGGACCTGTAACGGCTTCAGCGGTTATTTTGCCTTTGGATTTTACAAATATTACTTTGAACGATTCAAAACTCCTATCAGAAAAAAAAAGAGATCATTTAAAACCGATAATTGAAGAAGCATCAATTTCATTTGCGATTAGTCATGTCTTTCAAGATGAAATTGACAGTATCAATATTTTAAATGCATCAATTTTAGCCATGCATAAATCTATTGAAAAATTAAATCCACAGCCTAATTTTATTATTGTTGATGGAAATAGATTTAAACCTTTCAACTCCATACCTCATCAAACCATAATTAAAGGCGATAGTAAATTTCTTTCTATTGCTGCAGCTTCTGTACTTGCCAAAACATATAGAGATGCTTATATGGCTAAAATTCATGAAGAATACCCAATGTACAATTGGATTCAAAATAAAGGCTATCCTACTAAAGAACATAGATTAGCAATAAAAAAATATGGCATTACTAAATACCATAGAAAATCTTTTAGATTATTACCTGAACAATTTAAATTAGAACTGTAACTTTTTATATTTGTAAAAACCTTTTCAATGAAAAACATATGGTTGCTAATTGTGTTCTGCATTTTAACTTTAGGTTGTCGAAGTGATAAAAAAACAGCGTCAGACATTTTTAGTTACATTCCAGAAAATTCATCAATAATTATAAAAACTAATTCTTTAGAAAGTTTAAAAAGTGCAGTTAATAACAACACTTTAATTAATGAACTTCTTAATTACCCTCAAATTCAAGATTTAAATAAAAAACTTAAACCCATTACATTCCTAAAACCAGAAAGCGAATGTTTTATCACTTTGTCAAAAGATCAAAACGACAGCCTAGAAATTAGTTTTATTACAAATTACAAATCTTCCGTTTTTGAAATAGATTCAATTCCGAATTTAACCTCTGAAACATTTACCTCAAAAAATAAGTCCATATCTAAATTAGAAATAAATAACTCTATATTCTATACATCGATTACAGATAGTATTTTATTTATTTCAAACCGATTAAAATTGGTAGAAGCTTCATTTAATCAAAAAGAATTAGATCTAGAGACACAAAATCTACTTAACGTATTGAATAAAAACAAATCGGTTTCTGTATTAATAAACCTGAAGCACAATACATTTAAACCTTTAAATTTTAAAGATTCAAAACTAAACGCTTCTCAGATTTCAAATTATCTATTTCTGGAAGGAGATATTTCACAAAATGACATTCATTTAAATGGCATTACTAAAGCAACTGATTCTACCAAAAGCTTAATCAATATATTTAAGAATACTATTCCTCAAGAAAACAAAATAGCACGCGTCATTCCATTTGACAGTGATTACTTTTTAAGTTTCACGTTTAGCGATATTAAAATATTTGAAGAACAATTATCTAAATTTAATTCAGCAGATTCCTTAACTCAAGACTTACATCTATTTGAAACAATAATTGAAGCTGGTTTTTTTGAAAAAGACAATAAAAGAGCTATTATTCTTCAATCTATCGACGCGACTACAACTCTAGAAAACTTAACACAAAATAGCAATTCGACTTATAGATCAATCGCTATTTATAATTGGGACAATGCCCAACTTACGAGTAAATTATTTTCACCTCTAATTCCAGAAACAACAATTTCTTATTATGCTAACATTGAAGATTTTTTTATTTTAACTGAAGACATTGATTTCTTAGAAACAATTATTGCAAACGTTCAAAACAATACGACACTTGCAGAAACTGACCGTTTTAAAGACATGATGCTAAATCTAAGTGATGAATCTTCTCTTTTTGTATATGCGAATGAAAAGGATTTAAATACCATAATGGATTTGAATTTTAATGCCGATAAAAACTTAAATTTAAAAGCCTATAAAACTTCGGCCATTCAATACATTTATGACACCGATTTTGCCCATGTTAATGCCCTATTCAAAACAAACAAATCAAGGGTTAGAAATAACGCAATAATTGAAGATATAAATATTACAATTGATGCAAGTCTATTAAACGAACCTCAACTCGTTAACAACCATACCAACAATCAAAAAGACATTGCAGTTCAGGACATCAATAATAATCTTTATCTCATTTCAAATCAAGGAAAAATCTATTGGAAAAAACAACTTGACGGAAAAATACTTGGAAAAATCGAACAGATTGACATGTACAAAAACGGACGATTACAATTAGCTTTTGCGACATCAAGTAAATTGTATGTTTTAGATAGAAATGGTAAAGACGCCTCTCCTTTTCCTTTACAATTTAATGATAAAATCACACAGCCACTTTCTGTTTTTGATTACGACAAAAAAAGAAACTACAGATTGATGGTTACCCAAGGAAAAAACATTTTAATGTATGACCAAAGAGGTAAAATTGTAAGTGGTTTTACCTATAAAGCTGCTAAGAACAACATCAAAACACAGCCAAAACATTTTAGAGTTTCTAGAAAAGATTATATCGTTTTTGCAGATGGCAACACCATGGAAGTTTTAGATCGTGTTGGAAAAAGAAGAGTTCGTGTTAAAGAAAATATCGATTACTCTGACAATGAAATTTTTCTGTATAAAAATAATTTCACGACTAGTAATTCTAGCGGTGAATTATTGGAAGTTAATCAAAAAGGTAATGTAACACATAAAAACCTAAATTTAAGCGAAAAACATTCCATTACCACAACTAGCAAAACATTAGTGACTTTATCAGACAATAAATTAACGATAAAAACAAAAACTATTAATTTAGATTTTGGAGATTATACAGCACCTAAAATATTTTATATCAATGATAAAATATACGTTACAGTAACTGATTTACAAGCTAAAAAAGTATATGTATTTGACAGCCAAGCAAAGCCTATAAACAACTTCCCTATCTATGGAAATTCGTCAATAGAAATGGATGATATTGACAATGATAAATCTATCGAAGTTATTGTTAAAGGTGATGATAATTCAATCATTATTTACGAAATAAATTAAGGAATTCACGACTTAAATAAAACGACAAAATTTCAACATGATTAAACGCACAAAAGCCTCAATTTCAAAATGCATCCTTCATAAAGTTGGAAACAAATTCAACAGCACAAAAAACGCATTTTCAGAACAAGAACTTGAGTTTGACGAAATGAGTTATGATCTTATTTTGCCCTATTTACTTAGGCCATTTTCAAACTTAGCTGAAACGTATCGTTTTAATCACCATTCTAATGTTGACCTGAATGAAATTAATAGTTATGCCTCGCAATTGCTTAATGATGATTCTAATTTTATTGAGACCTCTAAACATATCGTGATGCACTTATTTGAACAGTCAAATTCTGCACAAATAAAAACTGGAGATGTTATGGTTTGTATGTTTCATGATTTGCAATATGAAGACTACCAAACTGATGCTATTGGCATCTTTAAAGTTGAAAATAAATCACATTTTTTTCAGACGTTTTTAGAAAATGGAAGTTATGACTTAATTACCCAAAAAGGAATTGCGACAAAAAAGGTAGATAAAGGATGTTTGATCCTTAATGCAGCAGATGGCGAAGGCAAAATAGTATTAAGTGTAGATCATAATAATTATGATGCTCAATATTGGATAAAAAGCTTTCTAAATGTCAAATATCCAGACGATTCTAATGAGCATACCAAAAATTATATTGAGATGTGTCGTGAGTTTTCTAAGGACGTGATGCAACCTCAATTTGGCGGACAAGAACAGAGTCAGTTTTTAGCCAAAACAGTCGATTTTTTTAAAGAAAATGAAATTGTAAATATCGAAACGTTCAAGGAAGATGTGTTTGAAAAAGAAGACACCATTCAACTTTTTGAAGACTACAAAAAAGTGTATGAAAGCGATCATAATGTCTTAATTAGAAATCAATTTGATGTCTCAGAAATTGTCTTAAAAAAACAGAAACAAAAAATTAAAACTGAGATAAAGCTCGATACCAATATTCAAATTAAACTCGATGTTGATGCACCTGATGCTTCTGCCGAATACCTAGAACGTGGTTACGACGAAGACAAGAAAATGCATTTCTACAAGGTCTTTTTTAATGAAGAAGGCTAATTAATCTATAATAAATTTCTTAGCTCTTGTGAGACCATCTTTCTGAATCAACAAAACATAATTTCCAGAGTTCAATTCAGAAACATCAACAGTAAATCTGCTGTTTACAACACGCCAATTTTTCTCAAGAACTAAGCGACCTTGAATGTCATAAATTCGGGTTAATACGTCTTTACCTTCAAATCCTATGTTTTCAGAAAACTGGATATTAATATCAGATTTAGCAGGAATTGGATATACTGAAAATAATGTTGAATTTAAGCTTATGGCATCAATATTTAAAACTTCAGCTTCCAAATAATCTGGAACGCCATTTTCATTAACGTCATCATCTGTTGGGTCTCCATTTCC is part of the Psychroserpens ponticola genome and encodes:
- a CDS encoding SusC/RagA family TonB-linked outer membrane protein, whose amino-acid sequence is MKLKLTWLMTLFMAFVMQFSFAQEKTITGTVTSAADGLPLPGVNVIVQGTSRGVQSDFDGNYTIKASTGETLVFSFLGMKEATVVVAASNTINMVMDEDVETLQEIVVVGFSSKSRDELTSAVSNVTSEDLQKIAPSVSIDNMLQGVAAGVQVTAQNGKPGQTAFIRVRGIGSINAGNQPLYIVDGAQVNENDVNAINPNDVESVSVLKDAASTSIYGARGGNGVVLITTKRGKKGKDAVIKISSRLGRSRKVKDNFTMMNAAQKLQYERELGVGTGASISSDAELKALVALDHDWQDDLLQDGLQQSFNVSISGGEERMRYFFSLGYDEDSGIIKDIHGYNRSSGRLNVDYDAKEWLTVGTSLSFSSMKTGDPRDRNNAQNPIRAMYDYNPYESFYVLDANGDPVLDANNEPTLNPTSSGYPASAELRQNLTTRFNNRFLGNMYLDFKLHENVKFLTQVSGIYDQYRRENFLQPGSVLDIIVNGDPVGSRTDNGSFDFTWTWLNKATYSNTFGEKHNLEVTALTEYVRNNFRSYLAEGDGFVVGGPVVLDVAATPASVGGTRSEYALFSVAGNVDYNYDNRYIATATIRRDGSSRFGANTKYGTFWSGSLAWNINNEAFFKSNTINTLKLRASYGTSGNDQIGRYASITTYGYFAYNGVNTLEPANFGDPNLGWEENSNYGVGIEFGLLNNRVRGLVDYYNRTTSELLLNEQLPFSVGGPTVTGNLGEMVNKGWEFELAGDVIRTEDFRWTLNANLNLYDNEVTKLVNTDDPNTPDNESDLFTSANFYSVLRVGEEVNTFFLTRYAGVNPANGEALYLDTDGNVTNVAAGNEVALSGKSPFADMDGSFGTSVQYKGWDLNANFYWKVGNYIYNIPEQNMLADGDGIESQNQRIDAFNYWRNPGDTNVLPRPSSAGFAADASQTSDRFLQKGDYIRLRSLQIGYSLPKRFTDAMALDNVRIYAAGTNLWTYAPEFKGDPEVGVGSGETQTAAVGTIPGEFALYSYPTTATIAVGFDIQF
- a CDS encoding ribonuclease HII, giving the protein MKNIWLLIVFCILTLGCRSDKKTASDIFSYIPENSSIIIKTNSLESLKSAVNNNTLINELLNYPQIQDLNKKLKPITFLKPESECFITLSKDQNDSLEISFITNYKSSVFEIDSIPNLTSETFTSKNKSISKLEINNSIFYTSITDSILFISNRLKLVEASFNQKELDLETQNLLNVLNKNKSVSVLINLKHNTFKPLNFKDSKLNASQISNYLFLEGDISQNDIHLNGITKATDSTKSLINIFKNTIPQENKIARVIPFDSDYFLSFTFSDIKIFEEQLSKFNSADSLTQDLHLFETIIEAGFFEKDNKRAIILQSIDATTTLENLTQNSNSTYRSIAIYNWDNAQLTSKLFSPLIPETTISYYANIEDFFILTEDIDFLETIIANVQNNTTLAETDRFKDMMLNLSDESSLFVYANEKDLNTIMDLNFNADKNLNLKAYKTSAIQYIYDTDFAHVNALFKTNKSRVRNNAIIEDINITIDASLLNEPQLVNNHTNNQKDIAVQDINNNLYLISNQGKIYWKKQLDGKILGKIEQIDMYKNGRLQLAFATSSKLYVLDRNGKDASPFPLQFNDKITQPLSVFDYDKKRNYRLMVTQGKNILMYDQRGKIVSGFTYKAAKNNIKTQPKHFRVSRKDYIVFADGNTMEVLDRVGKRRVRVKENIDYSDNEIFLYKNNFTTSNSSGELLEVNQKGNVTHKNLNLSEKHSITTTSKTLVTLSDNKLTIKTKTINLDFGDYTAPKIFYINDKIYVTVTDLQAKKVYVFDSQAKPINNFPIYGNSSIEMDDIDNDKSIEVIVKGDDNSIIIYEIN
- a CDS encoding ribonuclease HII, with the translated sequence MSLLANFSELDLECGTDEAGRGCLAGPVTASAVILPLDFTNITLNDSKLLSEKKRDHLKPIIEEASISFAISHVFQDEIDSINILNASILAMHKSIEKLNPQPNFIIVDGNRFKPFNSIPHQTIIKGDSKFLSIAAASVLAKTYRDAYMAKIHEEYPMYNWIQNKGYPTKEHRLAIKKYGITKYHRKSFRLLPEQFKLEL
- a CDS encoding nucleoid-associated protein, whose amino-acid sequence is MIKRTKASISKCILHKVGNKFNSTKNAFSEQELEFDEMSYDLILPYLLRPFSNLAETYRFNHHSNVDLNEINSYASQLLNDDSNFIETSKHIVMHLFEQSNSAQIKTGDVMVCMFHDLQYEDYQTDAIGIFKVENKSHFFQTFLENGSYDLITQKGIATKKVDKGCLILNAADGEGKIVLSVDHNNYDAQYWIKSFLNVKYPDDSNEHTKNYIEMCREFSKDVMQPQFGGQEQSQFLAKTVDFFKENEIVNIETFKEDVFEKEDTIQLFEDYKKVYESDHNVLIRNQFDVSEIVLKKQKQKIKTEIKLDTNIQIKLDVDAPDASAEYLERGYDEDKKMHFYKVFFNEEG